In Sulfitobacter guttiformis, the genomic stretch ATGTGATCGGGGACTTTGCCGCCCGCAGCTTCGACGAAGGTTGCGGCAAGATCAATACTCTCGACCAGTGCATCGCAGGTAGTGCCGCGGGTAGGATGGGCCGTTGAGCGCGGGTCGTACACAATCAGCGGTACTTTCACCGATTGCTCGTGGAAGAGGTCCTTCTCTCCGAGCCAGTGATCGCCGAGATAATCGCCATGATCCGATGTCAGCACAATCATCGTATCTTTGAGGGTATCTGTGGCCTCCAGATGGTCGAGTAGGCGGCCAAGCTGGTCATCGCATTGCTTTATCAGGCCCATATACGCCGGGATCACCTTTTCGCGGACCTCGTCGCGCTGGAAGGCCTTTGCTACCTTATTGTCCTGATAGGCGCCATAAACTGGATGCGGGTTTTCGCGCTCTACCTCGTGGCGGCGCGCCGGGGGGACATGCTCGCGGCCGAACATATTATGGTAGGGGGCGGGGACGATATAAGGCCAGTGTGGCTTGATAAAGCTGACGTGTGCACACCACGTGCCTGTTGCCTGCTCCATAAATTCGATCGTCCTCGAAGTCAGCCACGGCGTTTCACTATCTTGCTCGGCGATGTTTGCAGGCTCTCCCGCGTTGCGGAACATCCAACCGGATGCAATCTGATCGTCTGTGATGCCGGCATTTGCATAGTCGGCCCAAGGGTTCTCGCCATCATATCCTTTAGACTTCAGATATTCATTATAGGGAGAGCGTTTTTCGTCATAATAGCCATCCGGACCGTACCCCCAAAGACCATCATCGCGTATCCAAGTATCAAAGCCGCATTCGGCCTGCCGCGCACCGATCGTGCTGTCGGGTGACAGGCCTAAACGTTCCATCCCCGCTGCATCCGCTTTCATATGGGTCTTGCCCAGCAGCCAGCAGTCCATGCCCAGCTTGCGCAGATGGTCGCCCAACGTCTGCTCGCCCACACGCAGCGGAAAATTGTTCCATTGCGCCCCGTGAGACGAGGCATAGCGCCCCGTATAATAGCACATGCGGCTGGATCCGCAGATCGGGGATTGGACATAAGCATTGGTAAACTGCACGCCCATTGCTGCGACACGGTCAAAATGCGGTGTTTTCAGATGTGGATGGCCTGCACACCCGAGATAGTCGAACCGGAGTTGGTCGTACATGATAAAGAGAATATTCACTTGGCAGTCCTTGCTGGTGCGGACATCTTTCATGACTCAAGTAACCACATTCCGCACAGAGGTTTCCAGTGGCAAAGCGTGGCATCAATGACGCAATGCCGCGGGGGTTGGCATTCGAGGCAATGCATCCTTGGAGGGAATCACCGGTTCGGGTTAAACGGTAGGTCGCTGTGGGGGCGAACATTACAGGATTGTCTTATGATCAGACACGCCACTGGCTTGCTCGCTGCACTCGTTCTTTTACTTTCCCTGGTACCTTCGACGGCTGACGCCGGCGAACGCCAGAAGCTGGGTTATGGCCGGCTCATCACCAATGATTACTTTGGCGATGGTCAGGACCGTTGGCGCACGGGGTCTTGGACCTCGTCGCGTGTCTGGGGGCCCGAGTGGACCGGACAGGTGCCAGCAGGTTTTGGCGACTTGATAGAGCTGCGTATCGCCGCGGAGATTATAGCACCCGATAACCTCGCCAATCCAGACCCCTCCGACCGCCCCTACGCCGGCTCTGTCTCTATCGGGGCCCATACGCATTTCAAATGGGGCGGCTTTGACACTTCATTGGGCGGTGACCTTGTCCTCTCAGGGAGTGGTACGGGGCTGGGAAGTTTCCAGCGCGGGCTACACAAGGTTCTTGGTGTGCAGCGACCTTCGGATAGTACGCTTGATGCGCAGATAAGCGGTATCCATCCCACGGTTGTGGGCGAGATTGCGCGCGAGGTTGTGTTGGGCTCTGCTGTGCGGATGCGCCCGTTTCTTGAGGGACGTGCAGGCGCGGAGACCCTTGTGCGCGCCGGTGTTGATCTGACATTCGGGCGTTCCGGACAAGGCGATATGATGGTGCGCGAAAGTGTGACAGGCCAGCGCTACCGTGTTGTGACCGCAGCGCAAAACAATGGCTTCGCCTTCTTGTTGGGTGCAGATATCGCCCATGTTGCTGACAGTATCTATCTTCCGACGGGCAATGGTGCGGAGCTGGCCGAGAGCCGCGATCGCCTCCGTGCAGGCGTGCAGTGGCAGGGCGAGCGTGCTTCGGCCTTCTATGGATTGACCTATATGGGCGAGGAATTCGAAGCCCAATCCGAGGGCCAGCTTGTCGGGTCCATTCGCATAAACCTGAGTTTCTAGTAGGTTTATTCGCAACAGTTCTTACTGCGATGCCTGTTTATACTTCCCAGACCAAGCCAACCTTGTTAATCTTAGGACAATAAAAAAAATATAACGAGGCAGGCGGGCAGTAAATGGTAACGGGCTTTCGAGGCACGTTCGTCATATCATGGTCGCAAACAGAAATTGATGGTCTTGATGCTGCACCAGTGCAGGCGTTGAGTGTTGGAGCAGCATGGGCATGGCGCGGTGACGCTGTGCGTGTGGATGGGCCATCAGATGTTTTGCGACTGGACGATGCGGACGGAACAGAAAATTTGCGAAAACGTGCAGCGCGCATGGTGCATCGCCTTGTCGGGACTGCACTTGAGCGAAAGGCCGGTCCGCGCAGCTGGGAAAAAGATACCGAAACGTCACCTCTGATGGACAACAGTTTTGTCGTCACTGATGGTGGCAAAAGCTACAGTGTTACACTGATCGAGGTGGGCGGCGGTAGCCAGCCGTTGCTGATGTTTCTCAACGAGATGCCGCCGCGCAATTGCGATCTTTGGATCGTGCATCACACTCTTGGTGCTGTCACCGCCCAGCACAGTGGCGGTCAGCAGACAGGCGTGATTTGCTTTACTCCGGGCACCCGCATTGCCACAGGTGACGGCGCGCGTCTTATCGAAGATTTGCGTGAAGGAGATATGGTCCAGACGAAGGACAGTGGCTTACAGCCGCTGCGCTGGATTGGGCGGCGGCGTATGACGGGCGCGCGCCTGTTCGCGATGCCCAAACTGCGGCCCATCCGAATTGCGGGGGGCGCATTGGGTCTCGCGCGGCCGGAGGATGATCTGCTGGTCTCGCCCGAGCACCGTTTGCTGATTAAGGGGGCAGTGGCACAGAGCTTGTTCAATACGCCCGAGGTGCTGGTAACCGCAAAAGATCTGATCAATGGCACTACCATCACGGTGGATATGCAGGTGCGTGACGTCACATACATTCATGTTCTTCTGGACGAGCACCAGATACTACTGGCCAACGGACTGGAATCAGAGAGCTTTCATCCCGCATCGGCAGCGTTTGCATCGCTGGACCAGACCGACCGCAAGCGCCTGCTGGCCGAGTATCCCCAACTTGAATATGATCCGCATACCTATGGTAGCTTCGCGCGCCGAACGCTTTCGCCTTCAGAAGCCGCGATTATGCGGCACGCTGCCTGACATATCCACTCGTGCTCGTAAGGGGCGGCATCAACAGCCGCCCCGTGTTGCTAACCCGCTTTTCGTGCCTCAATTAACGCCTTGAGAATGCCCTTTGCGCTGTCGCTGGCCCAGTCGGCATCACCGCGCAGGCGCGCGACCTCGCGGCCTTCGGGATCAACAAGCACAGTGATGGGCAGGCCGAAAATGCCCATCTGACTCGCGAGTGCGGATTTGGGGTCCTGATGGCGCGGCAGATTTGAAATACCGGTTTCTTCGAAAAATTTAGTTATTCCTGCAGGTGAATTGCGCCCTGTGGCGATGGTCAGGACCTCGAAATCATCTCCGCCCAATTCTGTTTGCAGCTCGGACAGATGCGGCATTTCCTTACGGCAGGGCGCACACCATGTTGCCCAAAAATTCACCAGTACATATTTGCCGCGATAGTCCTCAAGCGTGCCGGCACCTGCGCCATCTGCCAACTCGAAGGGGGCATTGGAGGTGGCCTTTGGCGTACCATGCACTGCCAATTTCTTCATATCGCCCGCTATCAGCGGGGTGATGATATCACTGTCAGCAGCAAGTGCGGGGTTTGCACCTGCGGTGAGGGCCGTATAGACGAGAGCGAGTAGTAGTTTCTTCATGGGTCCCTCCGGGGGATAGGCATATGGTACACGATACTTCAAAGACTTCGAACAAAATGTGGGGCGGCCGTTTTGCTGCTGGCCCTGACGCGATCATGGAAGCAATTAATGCTTCGATCAGTTTTGACAAGCGGATGGCGGCCCAGGATATTGCCGGGTCTCGGGCCCATGCAGCGATGTTGGGTGCACAGGGTATTATCGAGCCTAACGATGCAGAGGCCATTCGGGAAGGCCTGCTCACGGTCTTGTCAGAAATCGAAGCGGGAACGTTTCAATATTCGACAGCCCTTGAGGATATCCACATGAATGTGGAGGCGCGCCTTAAAGAAGTCATAGGTGAGCCGGCGGGACGTTTGCACACTGGGCGGTCACGTAATGATCAGGTGGCGACGGATTTCAAACTTTGGGTACGTGACCAGTTTGACGCAGCCGAAGGCGCACTTCTTGCACTGATCAGGGCCTTGCTGGTTCAGGCCGAAGAGGGCGCCGATTGGGTCATGCCCGGCTTTACCCATTTGCAGCCTGCCCAGCCCGTAACATGGGGCCATCACATGATGGCATATGTCGAAATGTTTGGCCGTGACCTGAGCCGCATGCGCGATGCGCGCACGCGGATGAACGAGAGCCCCTTGGGTGCTGCAGCGCTCGCCGGTACGTCCTTTCCGGTTGACCGTGAGATGACCGCCCACGCGCTGGGATTTGACCGGCCCTCGGCAAACAGTCTGGATGCGGTCAGTGACCGTGATTTCGCGCTTGAATACCTTGGTGCCGCCAGTATCTGCGCCATGCATCTCAGCCGCTTTGCCGAAGAGCTGGTGATCTGGTCATCGGCACAATTTCGCTTTGTCACGCTGTCGGACCGTTTCTCGACCGGTTCCTCCATTATGCCGCAAAAGAAAAATCCCGACGCCGCCGAGCTGATCCGCGCCAAGATCGGACGTATTTTCGGGGCCAATGTTGCCCTTATGATGGTGATGAAAGGCCTGCCGTTAGCATATTCCAAGGACATGCAAGAAGACAAAGAGCAGGTCTTCGATGCTGCTGACAACCTGATGCTGGCCCTCGCCGCGATGGAGGGGATGGTTCGCGACATGAGCGCCAACCGCCCGCAGCTTGCCGCCGCTGCGGGCAGCGGGTTCTCGACCGCGACCGATCTGGCCGACTGGCTGGTGCGGGTATTGGGCCTGCCCTTCCGCGATGCGCATCATATCACCGGAACACTAGTGGGGATTGCGGAAAAACAGGGCTGCGACCTGCCTGATCTTACACTTGTGCAGATGCAAACGGTCCACGATGGAATCACGCAAGATGTATTTTCTGTTCTGGGGGTGGAAAACTCCGTAAACTCGCGCACATCATACGGTGGAACAGCCCCCGCGCAGGTACGTGCGCAGGTCGCACGTTGGAAAGGGATCTTAGCTTGAAAAAGGTTTTTATGTTGGTTGCTTTGGCCCTTACGGCCTGTGGCGTTGACGGTGAACCGGTCCAGCCTTCTGGAGGCGTGAATGTCACGTTGTCGAATAATGGCTTGGGCCTTGGCGCGAACGTGGGCGTTGTGAGAGGGCCTGTCAGCGTAGGGCTGGGGCTATGAAATACCTGACCGCATTGTTGGTGGTGGCATTGGCTGCCTGTGGCCCGCCCGACCGCTCGGCAGCACGCGAGGTTTCTCCACGGCAGGAGCCCAGCAACACGACCCCGGGCGTGCACGTCTCCGGCAGCGCCACGGTTGGCGTAGTGCGTAGGTTCTGATGTCTGTTTTGCGTTTGATTTATCTGGCACTGGCGATCTGGGGCGCAGTGCATCCGATGTATTACTTCATCCAGTGGTTTCAGGATAACACTTGGGATATTATGGCGATGGTTGATGCGTGGCATGCAAACGCTGCCAGCAGCGGTCTGGTCTGGGATCTGACAATTGCGGCGGTGACGCTCACGGTTTGGATCATCGCGGAGGTGGCCACGAGGCGCAATTGGACCGCTCTCATCGCGATCCCTGCAACGTTCTGCATCGGGGTTAGCTGTGGCCTACCGCTCTATCTGTTTTTGCGGTCGGCACCTGTCCGTTAGGGCGGATTTGAGTTTAAAGGAAAGTAAAAAATGGATCATTTCCTGTATCGGGATGGCGCGCTGTTTGCCGAGGATGTGCCTGTGGCCGATATTGCAGCCGCCGTAGGCACGCCATTCTACGTGTACTCCACTGCCACGCTTGTTCGGCATTTTCGCGCATTTGATGAAGCGCTGGCCGGCATGGATCACTTGGTTTGTTATGCGATGAAAGCAAATTCCAATCAGGCGGTTTTACGCACTCTCGCGCAAGCGGGTGCCGGGATGGACGTGGTAAGCGAGGGTGAATACCTGCGTGCGCGGGCTGCGGGGGTACCGGGGGACAAGATTGTATTTTCGGGTGTGGGCAAAACGGAACGTGAAATCCGTGTCGCGCTGGAAGGGGGCATCCGCCAGTTCAACGTCGAGAGCGAACCAGAGATGGTAGCACTTAACGCCGTGGCGCTTGAATTGGGGAAGGTCGCGCCCATAACAGTGCGCGTAAACCCCGATGTTGATGCAAAAACCCATGCCAAGATCGCGACCGGAAAATCCGAGAATAAATTCGGTATCCCGATTGCGCGCGCCCGCGAAGTTTACGCCATGGCGGCAAAGTTACCCGGTCTGAATGTAATCGGGATTGATGTGCATATCGGGTCGCAGCTGACCGACCTTGCCCCGTTCGAGCAGGCGTACCTGAAGGTGGCGGAATTGACGGAGCAATTGCGCGCTGACGGTCACGTTATTACGCGGCTGGATCTGGGGGGCGGCCTTGGCATCCCCTACGAGACTAGCAACGAAGCGCCGCCACTGCCGAGTGATTACGGTGCTATGGTGCAACGGACGTTGGGGCATCTTGGGTGCGAGATCGAGATAGAGCCCGGACGTTTGATCGCGGGCAATGCGGGCCTAATGGTTAGCCGCGTGATTTATGTCAAATCCGGCGAGGGGCGGGATTTTTTGATCCTCGACGGGGCAATGAACGATCTGATCCGACCGGCCATGTATGATGCTCATCATGATATCGTCCCAATTCTCGAACCTGCGGCGGGGGCAGAAAAGCAGCCCTATGACGTCGTCGGGCCGGTGTGCGAATCCGGTGATACCTTTGCAAAGCAGCGTGACATGGTACCAATGAAAGCAAACGATCTGGTCGCGTTTCGCAGTGCGGGTGCTTATGGGGCGGTTATGTCGAGCGAGTATAATTCGCGAGCACTTATTCCCGAAGTATTGGTGCACGGCGATCAATTTGCAGTTATCCGCCGCCGACCTACCTTTGAAGAAATGATAAATCGCGATAGTATCCCTGAATGGCTCGAGCCGCATTCCGCGACCTGAGCGCTGCCTTTGAGAGGTTACCATGGTTCAATTCACGTCCGATGATTTGAAACGTACGCTGGAAGGTTTGCGCCGTCCTTTATGGTTAACCCGCTCAGGCATGCGCGCGGAAGGACTAGTGCGCAGTCTTTGGCCTCTTTTGACTGTCATTCTGCTTGCGCTGGGGGCTGCAATGATGGGCCTCCACGAGGTTTTGCCGCTCGAAGCGATATGGGGCTTTGTCGGACTTACGGTGGCGGGGGCGATCTGGGCGTTTGTCTATGCCGCGCGTCATTGGTCATGGCCCTCAACCGCAGATGCAATGGTGCGACTGGATCAAAGCATGCCAGGGCGGCCGCTAACCGCTCTTCTGGATGATCAGGCAATCGGTGGCGGCGACGATGCTTCTGCTGCGGTGTGGCGTGCGCACAAGCGGCGGATGGCGGAACGCGTTGCGCGGGCGCAGGCGGTGCCAGCAGATTTGCGCGTCTCGTCGCGCGATCCTTACGCGCTGCGATATGTTGCAGTTTTAGCCTTCGGTGTTTCGCTGGTATTCGGATCGGTCTGGCGTGTCGGCACCGTAGCCGAAATGGCTTCCGGCAACCAGGGCAGTGCACTATCGGCGGGGCCTGTTTGGGAAGGTTGGGCAGAGCCGCCGCGCTATACTGGTAAACCTACATTGTATCTTAATGATCTGGCGGAGGGACCGCTGGAGCTGCCAGTTGGGACCTTAATCACGATGCGCTTGTACGGCGAGGTTGGCGCGCTGACGGTCACGGAAAGCGTATCTGGTGTTGCTGCGACAGCAGATGCGGAGGCGTCGCCGCTGATGGCTTTTGATTTCAAGGTGACACAAGACGGCACAATGGCCATCGACGGACCCGGTGCACGTAGCTGGGATGTGACTGTGCGTGCCGATCAGGCGCCAGAGATTGTCATTCTGGGTCTTCCCGAAGTTGCGGCCATGGGCGAGATGCGCCTGCCGTTTGCAGCCAAGGATGATTACGGTGTCGAAGCAGGTGAGGCGCGTATCATGCTCGATCTCGCCTCCGTTGACCGCTCCTTTGGTCTGACGCCTGATCCTGATGCGAGGCCTGAAGTTATTGTGCCGCTGCCAATGCCGATTTCGGGCGATCGTGCGGCGTTCGAGGAAAATCTAATCGATGATTTTTCCGAGCACCCTTGGGCCAATTTGCCGGTAATCGTCGCGATGACCGCTCTTGATGCAGCCGAGCAGCAGGCCCAAACCGCGCCGATGCAGATGACCCTGCCGGGACGCCGGTTTTTTGATCCTACCGCGGCCGCGATCATCGAAATGCGCCGTGATATCTTGTGGAGCCGTAGCAATGCACGCCGGGCTGCACAGGTTTTGCGGGCGGTGAGTTATGTTCCCGAGGAGGCGTTCCGCTCCGAGACGACAGCCCTGCGGCTGCGCAAACTGATCGGCCGGATGGAAACCTATGCACGATACGGATTTGACGAAGAAAACCAGAATGCGCTAGCGCAGGATTTGTGGGATCTGGCGCTGGACCTGGAAGAAGGCGATCTGGAGGACGCCCGCGAGCGGATGAAGCGTGCCCAAGAACGGCTGAATGAAGCGATGAAGAACGGCGCCTCGGATGAAGAGATTGCAGAGCTGATGCAGGAGCTGCGCAGGGCAACTGATGATTTCATGCAGCAACTCCAGCGAGAGCAGGCGCAGCGTCAGGATGGACAGGAACAACAGCAAGGTCAGCAGCAAGGCGAGAGCATGCAGATGACGCAGGATGATCTGCAACGCATGATGGACCGCATTCAGGAGTTGATGGAAGAGGGCCGGATGGCCGAAGCCGAGCAGGCGCTGCGAGAGCTTCAGGAGATGATGGAAAACATGCAGATGGCCGAGGGCCAGCAAGGCCAAGGCGGGCAACAATCGCCGGGCGAGCAGGCTATGGAAGGTCTGGCAGAGACCCTGCGCGATCAGCAAGGTCTGAGCGATCAGGCCTTCCGCGATCTGCAAGAACAGTTCAATCCTAACGCCCAAGCAGGCGAGAGCCAGCAGAATGAAGGCCGCAATGGCGGGCAGGGTCGCGGCGAAAGTCACGAGGGGCAGCAGGGTGAGGGCGAAGGCCAGCAGGACCGGCAAAGCGGTGAGCAAGGCGGCGGTGGCGAACAGCGTGAAGGCGAAGGCAATGAGGGCCAGGCCGAAAGCCAAGAACAAAACCTTGCAGAGCGCCAACAGCAGTTGCGCGACGAGTTGCGTCGTCAGGAAGGGCGCATGCCCGGGCGAGGCACCCCCGAGGGCGATGCGGCACGGGATGCATTGGGACGTGCTGGCGAGGCCATGGATCAGGCAGAGCAGGACCTGCGCAACGGCGATCTTGCAGAGGCGATCGATAATCAGTCACAGGCAATGGAAGCACTCCGGGACAGTATGCGGTCCTTGGGGGAAGCGTTGGCACAAGAGGAGCGGGGCCAGCAACCGGGGCAAGGCCAGCAGCAGGGAGACCAGCGTGCAAATAATCGCGATCCGCTGGGCCGTAATCAGGGCAGCAACGGCGCTACGGGCAGTGACGAGCAGGCGGACCTGAATGATGATGCCTATGGCCGCGCACGCGAATTGCTTGATGAGATCCGTCGCCGTTCAGGCGAGGCGGCAAGACCGGAAGCTGAGCGTGACTATCTAAACCGCCTTCTGGATCGGTTCTAACCGAAAAATACCGCCAGTAGACTTGCAAAACACCTTGGCTACTGGCGGTAGAAAATCAGCTGCCGCTGCCTTCGGCGGCTGTATCCAGAGATTTGAGCAGGACCTGCACTTTCGCATCCAGCCAACTGCGGCCTTCGTCTATCACGCCTACGTAGCTGTTCAGGGGCCCTTCAAGAGCGGGCACGGCTGCCGATAGTCGCGGGGCGAATATATAGATCACCGCAAGCACAGCAAAGATCAAAAGCATGGTTACGAAGCCTGTACGAAAGCCTTGACGCTTGCGTGTGTTGCTGGGGGCCTCGATAACGGGACCAAGGTCGGCAGAGCCGCCGCGCCCAGCGTCTGAGCGCAGGGTGGAGTTGATTTCTTCGATATCCGGTAACAAGTCGCGGCGCGAGCCGACAACAGGGGGCGCTTGCGGTTTTGGTGGCGTAGATCCGGCTGTTGGCACGTGGGGCGTCTCTTTACCGCGCATACGGGCCATGCGGTCACGGGCCTCGCGCGCACGTCTTTCTGTCTCGTCCTCTTCACGGCTGTCCTCAAGCTCCATCCCAAGATCGGGCTGGCTCTCCAGTCCGTCCGCACGCAGGTTACGGCGCGCGGCCTGTTCTGCTTCGGCCTCCTGGCGCAATATATCCGCGACTGCGGGATCGAGTTGCTTGCGCTGCGGGCTTCCTGCGGGGGGAGGGGGCGGCGGCGGCGGCGGTGCCTGCTCTTCATCCGGTGCGGGCGCATCAGTAAGACCGGACTGGTCTGTCGGAGTGTTGTCAGGGTGATGCTGGAACCATGTCTGGCCACAGTTCGAGCATTGAACATCACGCCCCGCAAAAGGCATCACATCGTCTGGCACTTCATACTGTGCATCGCAATTTGGACAGATAAGTCTCATTTCACGCCCCGAAACACCGGTCTTTGACCTTATTTTCAATTGTTAACATACCTTAGAGCGTATGTTGCTGCGCGAAAAGTGCAATCTACCACGTTTGCCCTGTGGCTACGGATTGAAACCCGAGCGATGCTGGGGCACAACAGGTTAACCGGAGGAACCCGCAGTGATTGAGCTGGAAAACGTAGCCTATAGTTATAGCGGGGGGGAGTTGTTGTCCGACATCTCGCTAAAGCTCGCGCCGGGATCTTTTCATTTTCTGACAGGGCCCTCGGGATCGGGGAAAACCACGCTGATGAAGCTGTGTTATGGCGCGTTGCTGCCGACTGCGGGATATGTGCGGCTGTTTGATGGCGACGTACGGACACTCACACGCGATGATGTGGCGATGGTGCGCCGACGCGTCGGCGTTGTGCATCAGGATTGTCAGTTTCTTGATCATCTGTCGGTGGCACAGAATATCGCACTTCCGCTCCATGTGTCTGGCCGCAGCGGTGAGGCGGACGGTGAGGATCTTGATGATCTGCTCCATTGGGTCGGCCTGACCGAGCGGGCAAATGCCCTCCCAAACGAGCTGTCGGGCGGGGAGCGGCAGCGTGCGGCACTGGCGCGGGCGGTAATAATGTCGCCCGATGTAATACTCGCGGACGAACCTACGGGCAACGTTGACTGGGACATGTCCCAACGCCTGTTGCGTCTCTTGATCGAGTTGAACCGGATGGGAAAAACAGTGCTTATCGCAACCCATGACCTGAG encodes the following:
- a CDS encoding cell division ATP-binding protein FtsE, producing the protein MIELENVAYSYSGGELLSDISLKLAPGSFHFLTGPSGSGKTTLMKLCYGALLPTAGYVRLFDGDVRTLTRDDVAMVRRRVGVVHQDCQFLDHLSVAQNIALPLHVSGRSGEADGEDLDDLLHWVGLTERANALPNELSGGERQRAALARAVIMSPDVILADEPTGNVDWDMSQRLLRLLIELNRMGKTVLIATHDLSLIRATKAHVQARVLRIANRRIQLAGADL